Within Candidatus Zixiibacteriota bacterium, the genomic segment TGCGTCGTTGGCGACGAAGATCAGTCCATTTACGGCTGGCGCGGGGCGGATATCCGCAACATCCTCGAATTCGAGAAGGATTTCCCCGGTGCGAAAATTATCAAGCTCGAACAAAACTACCGCTCTACCAGCAAGATTCTGGCGGCCGCTTCATCCGTCATTAAAAATAACATTGCACGCAAGGGGAAAACGCTGTGGACCGAAGGAGAACCCGGCGAGCTTATTCAATTGATACTGGTAGACTCGGCCGAGGATGAGGCGGTCCGCATAGTCGACCAGATTGCTGCCAATCAGACTCGCACGGCGCTCAAGAACACGGTCATTCTATATCGCACCAACGCGCAGTCGCGACCGTTCGAAGAGCAGCTTCGTCGCCAGAACCTTCCGTACCAGATTGTCGGCGGCATCGGGTTCTACCAGCGCAAAGAAATCAAGGATATCCTGGCGTATCTCAAGTTGATCGTGAATGTCAAAGATGATGTCTCCTTCGAACGGGTAATCAACTACCCCAAGCGAGGGATAGGCGACAAGACGGTCAGCGAGATTGCGGCCATCGCGCGACGCGAAGGAAAATCATCGTATGAAGTTGTCCTTTCCGGCTCGCACTATCCTGAACTGGCCGGCAAAATCAGACGTATCGAGCCGTTTGTGTCGCTGGTCGAGTCCTACCGTCAGCGCGCTCAGTCCGTTTCACCAGAGATTCTTATCGAGGACCTGGTAACGGAACTGAAAATCATCGAAGATGTCATGTCCGAAGACAAGATCATTGGACAGACAAAGGTTGAGAATATCGAGGCGTTTATCGAGGGGGCAGCCGAGTATACCTACGACAACTCGGAGGCGCGGCTCGTGGAGTACCTGGCCGATATCTCGCTCTTTACCGATCTGGACAACTACCGCGAGATCGAGGACAAAGTCACCATGATGACCCTGCATTCGGCCAAGGGACTGGAGTTTGACACGGTATATCTGGTCGGTTTGGAAGAAGGGCTGTTTCCGCTTCAGCGCACATTAACCGAAGCAATGCAGCTCGAAGAAGAGCGCAGGCTTTTCTATGTCGGCGCCACTCGTGCCCGACGATACCTGAATCTCTCCTGCGCCCGCACCCGGTTTCGATTTGGCGAGGTGGAGTCTGTACCGTCTCGGTTCATTGCTGAAATGCCTAAGGAGCTTCTGGAATCCCACGACTTCCGAAGGCCCAGCGCGTGGGCTGCCTACGGTGCTCCGGCGACCGTTTCGACCAACACTGCTCGCACCGGCTCCGGCAATGGTGAGCGGTATTACGAATACGAAGAGAACGAGACGTTCAAAGTCGGACGGTTGGTATCCCACCCCACCTTCGGTCGCGGCAAGATTGTCAGCGCCGAGGGGTTCGGCGACTCGTTGCGTCTGGAGATCATGTTCACGGGGATCGGTCTCAAGAAGATCATGGCCAAATTCGCGAAGTTGAAGGTGGTGGGGTGACCAAGGGCAAGCTATCATTGCGCGGCAGCACTCGGCTTGTACTTCTCCTGATAGTGACTCTTCAGATCCTTGTATTGCTGTAAACCGGTTACAGCCTGATCACATTCAAAATCTCCATCAGCA encodes:
- a CDS encoding UvrD-helicase domain-containing protein — encoded protein: MDWLLDDLNPAQREAVLTTDGPLLVIAGAGSGKTRVLTRRLAYLLMQRKAEPYQILAVTFTNKAAGEMRERVNKLMQTEIPELQVSTFHSFCARFLRREAASLGYDSQFTIFDEDDALTLVRNSIKELGINDSQFPAKGQLRKISDAKNALVSAEDFASRAQGYFESRTAAIYSLYQKRLRECDGMDFDDLLFNTVSILEHNTEIGDKYRRRFRYLLVDEYQDTNHVQYLMLKHLLGEHQNICVVGDEDQSIYGWRGADIRNILEFEKDFPGAKIIKLEQNYRSTSKILAAASSVIKNNIARKGKTLWTEGEPGELIQLILVDSAEDEAVRIVDQIAANQTRTALKNTVILYRTNAQSRPFEEQLRRQNLPYQIVGGIGFYQRKEIKDILAYLKLIVNVKDDVSFERVINYPKRGIGDKTVSEIAAIARREGKSSYEVVLSGSHYPELAGKIRRIEPFVSLVESYRQRAQSVSPEILIEDLVTELKIIEDVMSEDKIIGQTKVENIEAFIEGAAEYTYDNSEARLVEYLADISLFTDLDNYREIEDKVTMMTLHSAKGLEFDTVYLVGLEEGLFPLQRTLTEAMQLEEERRLFYVGATRARRYLNLSCARTRFRFGEVESVPSRFIAEMPKELLESHDFRRPSAWAAYGAPATVSTNTARTGSGNGERYYEYEENETFKVGRLVSHPTFGRGKIVSAEGFGDSLRLEIMFTGIGLKKIMAKFAKLKVVG